The nucleotide window GAATTTAGGAGGAGTATATTTCATCTCGCCATATATTAAGCAAACATCTGCTCCCTCTAAATAGGAGACTAGAGCCAATGATAGCCCCATAAGGCCCGATGAGTCGTTAGATATAAATCTTACATTATCAATGTATTCCTTTGTAGCTCCAGCAGTTACTATTACTTTCTTATCTTTTAAAATACCGTTGTTTTTTCTTAGTATAGAGTATACTATTGTCTTCTCGTTTGGTAGTCTTCCTTTCCCTTTGCCTTCTAGAGGTGAAGCAAAGAGTCCTTCCTCAGGTTCTACAATGTCCCAGTTGTATTCTTTAAGTTTTGTTATGTTTTTCTGGTTTATAGGATTTATCCACATTTCTTTATTCATTGCGGGAACTATCATTCTCTTTTTGGAGTAAGGAAAAGCTAATGCGATAGTGCTGACTAGATCATCGGCTATACCATTTGCAATTTTGCCTATGATATTGGCAGTAGCAGGCACAACTACAAAGACATCTCCCCATTTTGCTAAAGTTATATGGATTAAAGGATCGTCATTGTTGAAATTGTCAACATATACCTTGTTTTGGGATATAGTTTGAAAAAGCAATGGAGAGATGAGTTTTGTAGCATTGTGACTCATAACTACTTTGACTTCATTACCTCTTTTTATAAGCCCCCTTATCACATTCAGCACTTTGTATATGCTTAC belongs to Brevinematia bacterium and includes:
- the coaBC gene encoding bifunctional phosphopantothenoylcysteine decarboxylase/phosphopantothenate--cysteine ligase CoaBC, whose amino-acid sequence is MRIVIGVTSSVSIYKVLNVIRGLIKRGNEVKVVMSHNATKLISPLLFQTISQNKVYVDNFNNDDPLIHITLAKWGDVFVVVPATANIIGKIANGIADDLVSTIALAFPYSKKRMIVPAMNKEMWINPINQKNITKLKEYNWDIVEPEEGLFASPLEGKGKGRLPNEKTIVYSILRKNNGILKDKKVIVTAGATKEYIDNVRFISNDSSGLMGLSLALVSYLEGADVCLIYGEMKYTPPKFIKSIKVVSTHDMLEQVEKEFINSDILLMPAAVSDFKPSKKFSGKLSKDQLLEIKLEKTPDILKEISKKKKRHQIVIGFALTSNKAEEYAIAKMREKKLDFVVANQLELKDGKITFNPMGSRTNKVTIFSKDGSRVEFEGSKLKVARSIIEYISKNIETQSS